The proteins below come from a single Phycisphaerales bacterium genomic window:
- a CDS encoding metallophosphoesterase family protein has translation MARFAFISDVHGNLQALEAVLRSIDERGVDATLCLGDVVGYGPNPAECLDLIAQRDIFSVQGNHDLSIINDVEAHRFNPTARLSLEFTREQLSESHRELIAAMPRIADLDDVTMCHASPVSDGCSDYIHDQQIAALAYGGFTNHCLFVGHTHIPIAFGTPEIGYAAVEPKNVRVAFLPPNLPLRLDCRYRYIMNPGSVGQPRDGNPDASFGILDVSQRTFTVHRVAYPVEQTQAAIIEAGLPNFLAHRLRLGA, from the coding sequence TTGGCGCGATTCGCATTTATCTCGGACGTACACGGGAATCTCCAGGCCCTCGAGGCCGTGCTGCGGTCAATTGACGAAAGGGGCGTGGACGCCACGCTTTGCCTCGGGGACGTGGTGGGCTACGGCCCGAATCCCGCCGAGTGCCTCGACCTCATCGCCCAGCGCGACATCTTTTCGGTTCAGGGCAATCACGATCTGAGCATCATCAATGACGTCGAGGCCCACCGGTTCAACCCTACCGCGCGCCTGTCGCTTGAATTCACGCGCGAACAGTTGAGCGAATCGCACCGCGAACTCATCGCCGCGATGCCGCGCATCGCCGATCTCGATGATGTGACCATGTGCCACGCTTCGCCCGTGAGCGATGGCTGCAGCGACTACATTCACGACCAGCAGATTGCCGCGCTCGCCTACGGCGGGTTCACGAATCACTGCCTGTTCGTCGGGCACACGCACATCCCCATTGCGTTTGGCACGCCCGAAATCGGTTATGCCGCGGTCGAGCCGAAGAACGTGCGCGTCGCGTTCCTTCCGCCGAACCTGCCCCTGCGGCTGGACTGCCGCTACCGCTACATCATGAATCCGGGCAGCGTGGGCCAGCCGCGCGATGGCAACCCGGATGCGAGCTTCGGCATCCTGGACGTCAGCCAGCGGACCTTCACGGTCCACCGGGTGGCGTACCCGGTCGAGCAGACCCAGGCGGCGATTATCGAGGCGGGTCTGCCCAACTTCCTGGCCCACCGCCTGCGGCTTGGCGCCTAG
- a CDS encoding ATP-binding cassette domain-containing protein → MNRETEKPTDLGGGRLTDLLRPHARRLALVVVLLSLLVATNLALPYAVKLLIDDVFPHEDGTGGNWTLLWAILPLLGLIYVIRNALFYPSRMLSVRVSEDVCFSMRKRLFEYLQQLSLRFYKAQQPGKVGSRLLDDTFKIQFFIQDKLPTLLLNVLMAQVLLIILYAVNWRLALASSIVLPLHFGTYWFFKRPIKRRHTEAQENIAAAYGNVIEKYLGVEVVKGFTGEGREKAQFHRAIDASRHSQIGTQRYEFMQKVVGDLFVGVGTVFLFGFGAWQVMKGHMTGGTFIMFFGYVGMLYPAMQEVISGTSHLSKTTACVDRVFEMLHQPDAESDSVPAASGQVAAAPLLGAIEFRNVSFAFGHGRTILKNISLTIRPGERVAITGPSGSGKSTLLNLLPRFIDPTSGQVLVDGHDVRSVPINKLRSAIGIAFQEVFLFDASISENLRYARPDATEEELADVCRLTGADRFIEKRPDGYDSRIGPNGSDLSRGERQRINLARALLKQPLLLVLDEATASIDNRSSVTIIQSILSRFRTRTVVMITHKPELLELADRVVVIRDGRVAFDGPPGESALLDLRETPLRGAGDTPLRSPVPDRLITTVRDGAKTDMPTEEKEEASPVSSEKPVQQRATVESKPHLQVPRTTITSILIVGWALLGLLNPGCVSESTSTRTYGIESARASGGLLVADPAEADALRLRDAIESSESEQGPLRLVDPGGRLSPTREDIAFAQSIAGGEPERVSLAERQVEAALAQPESAAPALPPDAGKLITVPRLSSTELGEMIRSLALAFETEQGYSEVTADSIEGLPPLPEEINYLTVLGRHAADGTQSVLALGYRTSLSQPPQVWAVGLQRTAAEAPWAVNPDLAQVQTRTEALVAGLDAMRTNLTPENLSRNVIQLSYIDATGALTALQGLGVNVVANAAQVPQQIEYAKLPLVVQLPSPTPEQTGLVGSSGTVQGNFGVTVLPNTAAPLSPDLVSSPSSRLLVLYHPANPQQLARVRNLLTDYIDRPARQIFVEGMVLEISQDGLDDLGIEWQFREGPIDLVLGKLVAGGLEDTLDFSRVDSRDVPRDWSARIRALVREGKAEILSRPSVLTIDNRQATIRVGEDIPIATSQEGTATGSNKLSFSFQYIPTGILLNVRPRITERADEISMLIDTVVSAVVPGRDLEIRSTDGDLLATAPTISTRRVQTYARIDNNTPFIIGGLVSRDLTITKDKVPLLGDLPLVGLLFQAQRTQRLKREVIIVLTPYVLPEDIYVAGPMPKDEDLFDSFGNKLFRDSYRLRAEDVFDLRFLPENRRMVTYSSLAARAVRQDARLANVEPFSEFIHGRIPGEDILVHRMIYELIKRLDVRGTEHDLSKQIQIERLIYLESEQFGGYSVQFLENAMSRLGKGTDYASFFKQNPDKALVLTYHYDRESDDPLHLGTEPIPELAVYDCPDRKAWGKLLWELNQALPDGRKRFSVVLNDESDLVRLRRAIMLKKVIAANGGQSQSTLANFSVGKVLMMPETKEGQTNILDADVARLFFHTEHYYSAAINEIEERIAELDAALRSPEIRPLLDGAELP, encoded by the coding sequence ATGAACCGCGAGACAGAGAAGCCGACGGACCTGGGAGGCGGTCGCCTGACCGATCTGCTCCGTCCGCATGCCAGGCGCCTGGCGCTGGTCGTCGTGCTGCTCTCGCTGCTGGTGGCGACGAATCTTGCGCTGCCATACGCGGTCAAGCTGCTCATCGACGACGTGTTCCCGCACGAAGACGGCACGGGCGGCAACTGGACGCTGCTGTGGGCCATTCTGCCGCTGCTGGGCCTGATCTACGTCATTCGCAATGCGCTGTTCTATCCCAGCCGCATGCTCTCGGTTCGCGTGAGCGAGGACGTGTGCTTCTCGATGCGCAAGCGGCTGTTCGAGTACCTCCAGCAGCTGAGCCTGCGCTTCTACAAGGCGCAGCAGCCGGGCAAGGTCGGCTCGCGCCTGCTCGATGACACGTTCAAGATCCAGTTCTTCATCCAGGACAAACTGCCGACGCTCCTGCTCAATGTCCTGATGGCGCAGGTGCTGCTGATCATTCTTTATGCGGTCAACTGGCGACTGGCGCTGGCGAGTTCGATCGTGCTGCCGCTGCACTTCGGCACGTACTGGTTCTTCAAGCGGCCCATCAAGCGGCGGCACACCGAGGCGCAGGAGAACATCGCCGCGGCGTACGGCAACGTGATCGAAAAATACCTCGGCGTGGAAGTGGTCAAGGGCTTTACGGGTGAAGGGCGCGAGAAGGCCCAATTCCACCGCGCCATCGACGCCAGCCGCCACAGCCAGATCGGCACGCAGCGCTACGAGTTCATGCAGAAGGTGGTGGGGGACCTGTTCGTCGGCGTGGGCACGGTGTTCCTGTTCGGCTTCGGCGCCTGGCAGGTGATGAAGGGCCACATGACCGGCGGCACGTTCATCATGTTTTTCGGCTACGTCGGCATGTTGTATCCCGCCATGCAGGAAGTCATCAGCGGCACGAGCCACCTCTCCAAGACCACCGCCTGCGTCGATCGCGTGTTCGAGATGCTCCACCAGCCCGATGCCGAATCCGACAGCGTGCCGGCGGCGTCCGGGCAGGTCGCGGCGGCCCCGCTGCTCGGGGCGATCGAGTTCCGCAATGTCTCCTTCGCCTTCGGCCATGGCCGCACCATCCTCAAGAACATCAGCCTGACCATCCGGCCCGGCGAGCGCGTGGCCATCACCGGCCCCAGCGGTTCGGGCAAGAGCACGCTGCTCAACCTGCTGCCGCGATTCATCGATCCGACCTCGGGCCAGGTGCTGGTGGATGGGCACGATGTCCGCTCCGTTCCCATCAACAAACTGCGCAGCGCCATCGGCATCGCTTTCCAGGAGGTCTTCCTCTTTGACGCGTCCATTTCGGAGAATCTGCGCTATGCGCGGCCGGATGCGACGGAAGAAGAGTTGGCCGACGTCTGCCGCCTGACCGGCGCGGATCGTTTCATCGAGAAGAGGCCCGACGGCTATGACAGCCGCATCGGCCCCAACGGCAGCGACTTGTCGCGCGGCGAGCGGCAGCGCATCAACCTGGCCCGCGCCCTGCTCAAGCAGCCTCTCCTGCTCGTGCTCGACGAGGCGACGGCGTCGATCGACAATCGATCATCCGTCACCATCATCCAATCGATCCTCTCCCGGTTTCGCACTCGAACGGTGGTCATGATCACGCACAAGCCCGAACTGCTCGAACTGGCGGACCGCGTCGTGGTCATCCGCGACGGAAGAGTGGCCTTTGACGGCCCGCCGGGCGAATCGGCGCTGCTCGATCTGCGAGAGACCCCGTTGCGCGGCGCGGGAGACACGCCGCTGCGCTCGCCCGTTCCGGACCGGCTCATCACCACGGTTCGCGATGGAGCGAAGACCGATATGCCGACGGAGGAGAAAGAGGAGGCGTCGCCCGTCAGTTCCGAGAAACCCGTCCAACAGAGAGCCACCGTGGAATCAAAGCCGCACCTCCAGGTTCCTCGAACCACCATCACATCCATCCTCATCGTCGGCTGGGCGCTGCTCGGTCTGTTGAACCCCGGGTGCGTTTCGGAGAGCACCTCGACTCGGACATACGGCATCGAATCGGCTCGCGCCAGCGGCGGACTGCTCGTCGCCGATCCAGCCGAAGCGGATGCGCTGCGCCTTCGCGACGCGATCGAAAGCAGCGAGAGCGAGCAGGGGCCGTTGCGGCTTGTGGACCCGGGCGGGCGGCTCTCACCCACGCGCGAAGACATCGCTTTCGCGCAGTCGATTGCAGGGGGCGAGCCAGAGCGCGTGTCACTGGCCGAGCGGCAGGTCGAAGCCGCGCTGGCTCAGCCCGAATCGGCGGCCCCGGCGCTGCCGCCCGATGCCGGCAAGCTGATCACCGTGCCGCGCCTGAGCAGCACCGAACTCGGCGAGATGATCCGAAGCCTGGCCCTGGCCTTCGAAACCGAACAGGGCTACAGCGAAGTGACCGCCGATTCGATCGAAGGACTACCGCCTCTGCCAGAGGAGATCAATTATCTCACGGTGCTCGGCAGACATGCGGCCGACGGCACGCAGAGCGTTCTGGCGCTGGGGTATCGCACGTCCCTCTCCCAGCCGCCGCAGGTCTGGGCTGTCGGGCTGCAGCGGACGGCGGCCGAGGCGCCCTGGGCGGTGAACCCGGATCTGGCTCAGGTGCAGACACGCACGGAAGCGCTCGTCGCCGGCCTCGACGCCATGCGGACGAACCTCACCCCGGAGAATCTCAGCCGAAACGTCATCCAACTCAGTTACATCGACGCGACCGGTGCGCTGACGGCGCTGCAGGGGCTGGGCGTCAACGTAGTCGCCAATGCCGCGCAGGTGCCCCAGCAGATCGAGTACGCCAAGCTCCCGCTCGTGGTGCAGTTGCCTTCGCCGACTCCGGAGCAGACGGGCTTGGTTGGCAGTTCGGGAACGGTGCAGGGCAACTTCGGCGTCACCGTGCTGCCCAACACCGCCGCGCCGCTCTCGCCCGATCTCGTTTCTTCGCCTTCTTCGCGGCTGCTGGTGCTCTATCACCCCGCGAACCCGCAGCAGCTGGCCCGGGTGCGCAATCTGCTGACGGACTACATCGACCGGCCGGCGCGGCAGATCTTTGTCGAGGGCATGGTGCTGGAGATCAGCCAGGACGGGCTGGACGATCTCGGCATCGAGTGGCAGTTCCGCGAGGGCCCGATCGACCTTGTCCTGGGCAAACTCGTCGCCGGCGGTCTTGAAGACACGCTGGACTTCTCGCGCGTCGATTCGCGCGATGTGCCGCGCGACTGGTCAGCGCGCATCCGCGCCCTGGTGCGCGAGGGCAAGGCGGAGATCCTCTCGCGTCCCAGCGTGCTGACGATCGACAACCGCCAGGCGACGATTCGCGTCGGCGAGGACATTCCCATCGCCACGAGCCAGGAAGGCACGGCCACCGGCTCGAACAAACTCTCGTTCAGTTTCCAGTACATCCCGACGGGGATCCTGCTCAACGTCCGGCCGCGCATCACCGAGCGCGCCGACGAGATCAGCATGCTCATCGACACGGTCGTCTCGGCGGTGGTGCCCGGCCGCGATCTGGAGATTCGCTCCACGGATGGGGACCTGCTGGCGACGGCTCCGACGATCTCGACGCGGCGGGTGCAGACCTACGCCCGCATCGACAACAACACGCCGTTCATCATCGGCGGGCTGGTCAGCCGCGATCTCACCATCACCAAGGACAAAGTGCCGCTCCTGGGCGATCTGCCGCTTGTCGGCCTGCTCTTTCAGGCTCAGCGGACGCAGCGGCTCAAGCGCGAAGTGATCATCGTGCTCACACCCTACGTGCTGCCCGAGGACATCTACGTAGCCGGGCCGATGCCCAAGGATGAAGACCTTTTCGACAGTTTCGGCAACAAGCTGTTCCGCGACTCGTATCGCCTGCGCGCCGAAGACGTGTTTGATCTGCGCTTCCTGCCCGAGAATCGGCGCATGGTGACGTACAGCAGCCTCGCGGCCCGGGCGGTCCGCCAAGATGCGCGCCTGGCCAACGTCGAGCCGTTCAGCGAGTTCATCCACGGCCGCATCCCCGGCGAAGACATCCTTGTCCATCGCATGATCTACGAACTCATCAAGCGGCTGGACGTGCGCGGCACCGAGCACGACCTGAGCAAGCAGATCCAGATCGAGCGGCTGATCTATCTCGAATCCGAACAGTTCGGCGGCTACTCGGTTCAGTTCCTTGAGAACGCCATGTCCAGGTTGGGCAAGGGCACGGACTACGCCTCGTTCTTCAAGCAGAATCCGGACAAGGCGCTGGTGCTGACCTACCACTACGACCGGGAGTCGGATGATCCACTGCACCTGGGCACCGAGCCCATTCCGGAGTTGGCCGTTTACGACTGCCCGGATCGCAAGGCATGGGGGAAGCTGCTGTGGGAGTTGAACCAGGCGCTGCCGGATGGCCGCAAGCGGTTCAGCGTCGTTCTCAACGATGAGTCCGATCTCGTGCGGCTCCGCCGCGCGATCATGCTCAAGAAGGTGATCGCCGCCAACGGCGGACAGAGCCAGTCCACGCTGGCGAACTTCAGCGTCGGCAAGGTGCTCATGATGCCCGAGACCAAGGAAGGGCAGACGAACATCCTCGACGCTGATGTCGCCCGGCTCTTTTTCCACACCGAGCACTACTACTCGGCGGCGATCAATGAAATCGAGGAACGCATCGCCGAACTCGACGCGGCCCTGCGATCGCCTGAGATCAGGCCGCTGCTCGATGGGGCGGAGCTGCCCTGA
- the queA gene encoding tRNA preQ1(34) S-adenosylmethionine ribosyltransferase-isomerase QueA: MLRTDLLDYDLPPDLIATEPAARRDAARMMVLDRRGKIVAHETVASLPDYLQPGDAMVMNNSRVIPARYVARRLDTGGHVEGLFLHSAGGADVAATMLRPGHRVRPGQQYAVEATGGDVQGVVLTILDRVDDHWLVRLDGPLSWRKMLDRAGHAPLPPYILRQRRLGGDTALDRPEDREQYQTVYAGPDGAVAAPTAGLHLTAELIAACRSRGIETGFVTLHVGAGTFKPVECEFVEQHPIHEEWFSVPQATIELLQRGRPGSGRLVAIGTTTVRALESVGSSLPAAGESVATRLLITPSYQFGRVDGLLTNFHLPRSSLMALVAAMIGVEALLRAYREAIDRGYRFYSYGDCMLILPARPEA, from the coding sequence ATGCTCCGCACCGATCTTCTCGATTACGACCTGCCGCCCGACCTGATCGCCACCGAGCCCGCGGCCAGGCGCGATGCGGCGCGGATGATGGTGCTCGATCGCCGCGGCAAAATTGTCGCCCATGAGACGGTCGCGAGCCTGCCTGACTACCTGCAGCCGGGCGATGCGATGGTCATGAACAACTCACGGGTGATTCCGGCCCGCTACGTCGCACGCCGGCTCGACACGGGCGGGCATGTCGAAGGACTTTTCCTTCACTCCGCGGGAGGAGCGGATGTCGCTGCCACGATGCTGCGCCCCGGCCATCGCGTACGACCGGGTCAGCAGTATGCCGTCGAGGCGACAGGCGGTGACGTGCAGGGGGTCGTGCTCACGATCCTCGACCGCGTGGACGATCACTGGCTGGTGCGGCTGGACGGGCCGCTCTCGTGGCGCAAGATGCTCGATCGGGCCGGACACGCCCCGCTGCCGCCCTACATCCTCCGCCAGCGCCGGCTGGGTGGAGACACTGCTCTCGATCGGCCCGAGGATCGCGAGCAGTACCAGACGGTATACGCCGGCCCGGATGGAGCCGTGGCCGCCCCCACGGCCGGGCTGCACCTGACGGCTGAACTGATTGCAGCGTGCCGGAGCCGCGGGATCGAGACCGGGTTCGTGACGCTGCACGTCGGGGCGGGCACGTTCAAGCCGGTCGAGTGCGAATTCGTCGAGCAGCACCCGATCCACGAGGAGTGGTTTTCCGTGCCGCAGGCCACGATTGAATTGCTGCAGCGTGGGCGGCCAGGTTCGGGCCGGCTCGTGGCCATCGGCACCACCACGGTGCGGGCTCTTGAGAGCGTCGGTTCGTCGTTGCCGGCCGCGGGCGAGAGCGTCGCAACACGCCTGCTCATCACCCCAAGCTATCAGTTTGGCAGAGTGGACGGGCTGCTGACGAACTTCCACCTGCCCCGATCGTCGCTCATGGCGCTGGTGGCCGCGATGATCGGCGTCGAGGCACTGCTGCGCGCCTACCGCGAGGCGATCGATCGCGGCTACCGGTTCTACTCCTACGGCGACTGCATGCTGATCCTGCCGGCGCGTCCGGAGGCGTGA
- a CDS encoding DegT/DnrJ/EryC1/StrS family aminotransferase, whose protein sequence is MAHAPARSAPAPTDRLAAEGGVPVCRDLIPVVSARLGEDEINAAVEVLRSGQLRQGKKCIEFEAAFAAATGARFALTTCNGTTALQLAYEPIIGPGDDVLCPAYGFIATASMIIARGARPVFCDVDPRTFNLDAADAEQRLTPRTTAIVATHLYGNPADIDAVEDLADRHGLSVIYDAAQSHLATWRGEGIGAFGHATTYSFYPTKNMTTGEGGMITTNDEELARRIALLRDHGMEPGKRYHHVALGYNYRLTDVAAAIGLAQLARLSERTARRQANGARLTNLLKDVPAVLTPVATEGAGHVYHQYTIRVQVDQLRCDRDEFARLLTAEGVGSATHYPRAISDQPIIAELVPEREPMPISEMLAREALCLPVHHDLTLTQLDQIAQAVTKVASAMSR, encoded by the coding sequence ATGGCACACGCACCCGCACGCTCTGCACCTGCGCCCACCGACCGCCTCGCGGCCGAGGGTGGCGTTCCCGTCTGCCGCGACCTGATCCCGGTGGTCTCGGCGCGGCTTGGCGAGGATGAGATCAACGCCGCCGTGGAAGTCCTGCGGTCGGGGCAGTTGCGGCAGGGAAAAAAGTGCATCGAATTCGAAGCGGCGTTCGCTGCTGCCACCGGCGCTCGCTTTGCACTGACCACCTGCAACGGAACGACGGCGCTACAACTGGCGTACGAGCCGATCATCGGCCCGGGCGACGACGTGCTCTGCCCGGCGTACGGCTTCATCGCCACGGCTTCGATGATCATCGCGCGCGGCGCGCGCCCGGTATTCTGCGATGTCGATCCGCGCACGTTCAACCTCGACGCCGCCGACGCCGAGCAGCGACTCACGCCGCGCACGACCGCCATCGTCGCCACGCACCTGTATGGCAACCCGGCTGACATCGACGCGGTCGAAGACCTCGCCGACCGCCATGGCCTGAGCGTGATCTACGACGCGGCGCAGTCGCACCTGGCCACGTGGCGCGGCGAGGGCATCGGCGCTTTCGGCCACGCCACGACTTATTCGTTCTACCCGACGAAGAACATGACGACCGGCGAAGGCGGGATGATCACGACCAACGATGAGGAGTTGGCCCGGCGCATCGCCCTGCTGCGCGACCACGGCATGGAGCCGGGCAAGCGCTATCACCACGTCGCGCTGGGCTACAACTATCGCCTCACCGACGTCGCCGCGGCGATTGGACTAGCTCAACTGGCCAGACTCTCAGAGCGCACGGCGCGGCGGCAGGCCAATGGCGCGCGGCTGACGAACCTGCTCAAGGATGTGCCCGCGGTGCTCACGCCTGTCGCCACCGAAGGCGCCGGCCACGTGTACCACCAGTACACGATCCGCGTTCAGGTGGATCAGTTGCGCTGCGACCGCGATGAATTCGCCCGGCTGCTCACAGCTGAAGGCGTCGGATCAGCCACGCACTACCCGCGCGCGATCTCGGATCAGCCGATCATCGCCGAACTCGTGCCCGAGCGCGAGCCGATGCCCATCAGCGAGATGCTGGCCCGCGAGGCGCTTTGCCTGCCGGTGCATCACGATCTGACTTTGACGCAACTGGATCAGATCGCCCAGGCGGTGACGAAAGTCGCGAGCGCGATGTCCCGCTGA
- a CDS encoding translation initiation factor IF-3 produces MNPRDQQFRRERINDMIRFSPLRVIGPDNEQLGVIPLEEAKRLAQEAGLDLVEISADSRPPVCKIMDFGRYKYEQSKKEKRSAGGSKKSELKEVRLGRSLKIDPHDVEIRVEQARGFILDGHKVQFVQPMRGREFQYRDQGIARLKEIEQRFADIGKVEMPAKFTGRAVIMIIAGDRSKILAYKKAHPGKQPENAPAAAETSEDESN; encoded by the coding sequence ATGAACCCTCGCGACCAGCAGTTTCGCAGGGAGCGCATCAATGACATGATCCGATTCTCGCCGCTGCGGGTGATCGGTCCTGACAATGAACAGCTCGGGGTTATCCCGCTCGAGGAGGCCAAGCGCCTCGCGCAGGAAGCAGGGCTTGATCTCGTTGAGATCTCTGCCGACTCGCGGCCGCCCGTGTGCAAGATCATGGACTTCGGCCGCTATAAGTACGAGCAGTCCAAGAAGGAAAAGCGCTCGGCGGGCGGTTCAAAGAAGAGCGAACTCAAGGAAGTCCGGCTGGGTCGATCGCTGAAGATCGATCCGCACGACGTGGAGATCCGCGTCGAGCAGGCTCGGGGCTTCATCCTCGACGGGCACAAGGTGCAGTTCGTCCAGCCGATGCGCGGCCGCGAGTTTCAATATCGCGACCAGGGGATCGCGCGTCTCAAGGAAATCGAGCAGCGTTTTGCGGACATCGGCAAGGTGGAGATGCCGGCCAAGTTTACGGGTCGGGCGGTGATCATGATCATCGCCGGAGACCGCTCCAAGATCCTGGCCTACAAAAAGGCGCACCCCGGCAAGCAGCCGGAGAACGCCCCGGCCGCCGCGGAAACCAGCGAAGACGAATCAAACTGA
- a CDS encoding M3 family oligoendopeptidase, with the protein MPTSAIDTSFVPAHIDCGDWSQIEPLTRDLLERPLDTAEQLERWLLDRSELESAISEAQANRYIAMTCDTESESKRKAFLQFVEEIEPKYKPIAFELDKRLIASPAVGQLDAQRYEVLVRDARRDVEMFREANVPIEVELAKLDQQYQEICGAMTCEFDGQTRTLPQMARYLEETDRSQREAAWRAIGDRRLQDAERIDDIFDKMIAHRHQMARNAGYDNFRDYQHDRMRRFDYTPQDCFAFHESVEKLVVPLMRALDRQRREGLGLDRLRPWDLAVDVKGRDPLRPFEGVDQFVQGTERIFQKMDRDLGAMFARLRKPDCLDLDSRKGKAPGGYQYNRDRIRQPFIFMNAAGLHRDLITLLHEGGHAFHSMLCADDSLLHYRHYPMEFAEVASMSMELLAHPFLEEFYDQHEANRARRQHLEGIIGILPWIATIDAFQQWLYTNPTHTRQQRTQMWRDLDRRFGHEINWSGLDAYLDRGWQRQLHLFGVPFYYIEYGIAQIGALQMWVNYRRDAKQAVQKYQQGLALGGSRPLPELWSTAGLAFDFGPDRMSGLMHEVESELTALPA; encoded by the coding sequence GTGCCCACGTCCGCTATCGACACCTCGTTCGTTCCCGCTCACATTGACTGCGGCGACTGGTCGCAGATCGAGCCTTTGACGCGCGACCTGCTCGAGCGGCCGCTTGATACGGCCGAACAACTCGAGCGCTGGCTGCTCGACCGCAGCGAACTCGAATCGGCCATCAGCGAAGCCCAGGCCAACCGCTACATCGCCATGACCTGCGACACCGAGAGTGAAAGCAAGCGCAAGGCCTTCCTCCAGTTCGTCGAGGAGATCGAGCCGAAGTACAAGCCGATCGCCTTCGAACTCGACAAGCGGCTCATCGCCTCGCCCGCGGTGGGCCAGCTGGATGCGCAGCGCTACGAAGTGCTCGTGCGCGATGCAAGGCGCGATGTGGAGATGTTCCGCGAGGCCAATGTGCCCATCGAGGTGGAACTGGCCAAGCTCGATCAGCAGTATCAGGAAATCTGCGGCGCGATGACCTGCGAGTTCGACGGGCAGACGCGCACCTTGCCGCAGATGGCGCGCTATCTCGAGGAGACGGATCGCTCGCAGCGCGAGGCGGCGTGGCGGGCCATCGGCGATCGCCGGCTGCAGGACGCCGAGCGGATCGATGACATCTTTGACAAGATGATCGCGCACCGGCACCAGATGGCGCGCAACGCCGGCTACGACAACTTCCGCGACTACCAGCACGACCGCATGCGGCGCTTCGACTACACGCCGCAGGACTGCTTCGCATTCCACGAATCCGTCGAAAAGCTCGTCGTGCCGCTGATGCGGGCGCTCGACCGCCAGCGGCGCGAGGGACTCGGCCTGGATCGGCTGCGGCCGTGGGATCTGGCGGTGGATGTCAAAGGCCGCGATCCGCTGCGGCCGTTTGAAGGCGTGGATCAATTCGTGCAAGGCACCGAGCGCATCTTCCAGAAGATGGACCGCGACCTGGGCGCCATGTTCGCCCGCCTGCGCAAGCCTGACTGCCTCGATCTCGATTCGCGCAAAGGCAAAGCGCCCGGTGGCTATCAGTACAACCGCGACCGCATCCGCCAGCCATTCATCTTCATGAACGCCGCGGGTCTGCACCGCGACCTCATCACGCTGCTGCACGAAGGCGGCCACGCGTTCCACTCCATGCTCTGTGCGGATGATTCGCTGCTGCACTACCGGCACTACCCGATGGAGTTCGCCGAGGTCGCGTCGATGAGCATGGAACTGCTCGCGCACCCGTTCCTCGAAGAGTTCTACGACCAGCACGAGGCGAACCGCGCTCGCAGGCAGCACCTCGAAGGCATCATCGGGATTCTGCCTTGGATCGCCACGATCGACGCCTTCCAGCAGTGGCTCTACACGAACCCCACGCACACCCGCCAGCAGCGCACGCAGATGTGGCGCGACCTGGACCGGCGCTTCGGGCACGAGATCAATTGGTCGGGCCTCGACGCCTATCTCGATCGCGGCTGGCAGCGGCAACTGCATCTCTTCGGCGTGCCGTTCTACTACATCGAGTACGGCATCGCCCAGATCGGCGCGCTGCAGATGTGGGTGAACTACCGGCGCGACGCGAAGCAGGCGGTGCAGAAGTACCAGCAGGGCCTGGCGCTGGGCGGCTCGCGCCCGCTGCCGGAACTGTGGTCCACCGCCGGGCTGGCGTTCGACTTCGGCCCTGACCGCATGTCCGGCCTGATGCACGAGGTCGAATCGGAGTTGACGGCGCTGCCGGCGTGA
- a CDS encoding DUF3467 domain-containing protein: MAEVNPNPQQQQAGPGQVMVHVDETHAHTTYANAWQMNAGQDEIICDLGVQVPRMMGNQQAISFQVGARIVFSPNSAMRFAAALQQVIAQREQRLAEASKR; the protein is encoded by the coding sequence ATGGCCGAAGTCAATCCCAATCCCCAGCAGCAGCAGGCCGGCCCCGGGCAGGTGATGGTTCACGTCGACGAAACGCACGCGCACACGACCTACGCCAACGCGTGGCAGATGAACGCCGGGCAGGATGAAATCATCTGCGATCTTGGCGTGCAGGTGCCGCGCATGATGGGCAACCAGCAGGCGATCAGTTTCCAGGTCGGGGCGCGGATCGTGTTCTCGCCCAACAGCGCCATGCGCTTTGCCGCCGCACTGCAGCAGGTCATCGCCCAGCGCGAGCAGCGCCTCGCCGAAGCGTCAAAGCGCTGA